The DNA sequence ataaaaaaaaattgattatcaaaatttaaaaatttgtactcAAAGTAGCCAGAACCTTGCCACATATTTGTTCAAGGTGTCCCTCTTATTTGCCtacctattttttcttcaaggcagccaccttgtGCAAATAATAAGGGTTATTTTTGTGACTTgcaatcaaatttgtggtatatAAGAGGTACAtcttttggatgataaaaaaaaattgatgctCAAAATAACAAGCAACTtcccacatatttgttcaagtgcccctcttatttgccttcctatttttttcttcaagggcAGCCACCTTGTGcaaataataagggttgatttttctgacttgtaatcaaatttgtggtataAAAGAAGTACAtattttggatgataaaaaaatgattatcaaaatttaaaaatttgtactcAAAGTAACATGCAACTTTGCACATATTTGTTCAAGGTGCCCCTCTTATTTGCCTTCCTGTTTTTTTcatcaaggcagccaccttgtgcaaataataagggttgatttttgtgatttgtaatcaaatttgtggtacataagaagtacatccctctgtatgataaaaaaaagattgattagtaagaTTTAAAACATTGTACGCAAAGTAACAAGTAGTTTTCCACATATTTGTTAAatgtgccccacttatttgcctatctggtttggtctattttttttcttcaagtgagccacctagtgcaaacaataagggttgatttttgtgacttgtaatcaaatttatgGTACAAAGTACATCCCTTTCGGTGATAAAGAAAGGGTTtgattagtaaaatttaaaaattcgtACGCAAGGTAGCAAGCAGTTATCCACATATTTTTTCAATGTGTCCACTTATTTGCGTAACTTGcttggcctatttttttcttatagcgagccacctagtgcaaaatttaaaggttgatttttatgaattgtaattaaatttgttgTAAATAAGAAGTACATCTCTTCggatgataaaaagaaattgattagtaaaatttaaaaaattgtacgcaAAGTAACAAATAGCGTTTCACATATTTGTTCAATGTGCCTAACATATTTACCTATCTGATTTGACCTATTTATTTCTTCAAGCCAGTCACCAAGTGCAAAAACTATTCGTCGcagattttatccgcggatacctaCGAACAGgagtatttttgtcatccctagttaTGGGTAGTAACTCCCCCTTACCCTACCGTTGTTCATCCCGTATTCGTTCTCATATCCGTgtgggtatccgttatgcggttACTCGCATGTTTTCTTAATATCCACATATATCTGCGggtatttgtaaaataaaaataaatttttttaataatatattttaatcataaattcaaatgaaatacagtacataacattcataaatttcaaaccaAGTTCAAGTAAtctatttaaatagtgttgattgacaatttacaaagaaagagataatctattttaaaaccaattgataagaAACATGTTAACAAGCGGGTGTAAAATTTATTCGTATCCATTATCTGCgaatatccatttacaatattcacTCTACCcgttataaattttattcacaAGTATCCACGTAATTGTTTTTACATCcctaataaataatagataaattttaaaaacaataaacaataattaataattttttttaatattcctCCTTTTTTTTCAATAGGTAAAGCAGAGGAGCTTTTTGTTTCCTCCTCGCTAAAGGAAAGTATCGCCGGTGGCTTCTCTTATAAActgcaaaattatttttttaatgtttctttcCTTATACTACCCTCAACTTTCACTGAAATTACTCACTCTACCACTACGCGAATCTTTAACAGAGGGGCCTCGCAGTCATTACGCATATAATACCACTACAAAGATTCATCCTCACACGACACCGTTTTCACCCACTCCACGCTTCCGTCGGGGACTCACCCCCGCCAAAACCCGCTATTGTCGTCGCCACCCTCTCACAAATTCATTTCCACTTTTGCCCCTCCCTTGCGTTTCGAATTTCAATTCGCTCCAATCGAAGTTCGATTTTGCGAAACACTCCATTCCAGAAGCTTCGATTCTCGATCGCCGAGAAACGGAGCCCTAAAAATAATTCTTCTAGGGTTTCTCTGTCTTTGCGTGGTTttggttttgaaatttttgatcCGTTCGGGAATGGGGGAACGAGGAGAGGACGAGGATTTGCAAATGGCGATTCGAATGAGCATGCAACGCGCGACGCCGGAGACGAAGCGCAGCAAGCCGCAGGATGCCGCCGCCGGGGCGGTTTCGGAATCGTCGGAAGATTCGCCAGAGTCTAAGACCCGGCGGAGGGAGCTCATGGCGGCGGCGGCAGAGAAGCGGATAGCGGCAGCGGTGAGGGTTTTGCCATCATCATTGCCACCGGGGAAGAAAAGTGGTGAATTGGGGAGGAGAGAGGAGTTGCGTTTGAAGAGTGTGAATTCGAGTAAGGAACTTTCAGCGGAAGAAGCAAATCAATTGTTTTCTATGGTGTTTGGAAATGAAGTCTCTAAGGGGATTCTTGCACAGTGGAGCAACCAGGGAATAcggtattttataatttcaaattacttattaatttaTCTGAAGTGTATGGATATGTTGCCAAGTGTAGGATTAATAGACACAAATCTTTAACATGTTCTTGTGTTGAAACCCCTGTTGCATACTTTCATTTTCTAGATGAGGATGTAATTGGTATACCTATTTTGGtgctttgtttttcttatttaatgttCGATGCATATTCCTGCTTCCCCCCATAATGTTGTTATGTTATCCAGCGGTATGTGTTTCTTGTTTCTATGTGATTGGAGTCGGAGTTGGATATATGTTTGTTCTGAATCAGGATATGTATCTATTTGTATCATATTTCTGATTCTGAAGTGAGCTCAGTTACTCATACAGTCTTGAAAATCCCATGACTTCACTGCCATGCTCTCattattaatcaatataaaatcgAACCTGTATATTCTGGCATTggaaaatacaatatattacaagaaaaagGGGGAAATTGGAACTTTATCTTCAAAATAATGCATTTTCCCAGCAGTAAAACATATCGAGGGTTTTGTAAATATACCTTAATCGCTAAAGTCTTGGTGAATGATCATTCAAAAAGTAAGGAATAAGATTTAGAAAAGGTATAGGAATGcagtaaaaataaaactgtaTTAGTTAACGTATTGTCAATAtgccttttttctcttttcctctgGAGAAAGTGTAGAACTTCCTATGTGAAAGCCTGACTAACTAAATGAGGGCTGCTAGGGTTGAAGTTCTTACGTAGTACTGGTGTTAGACAAATTTCTTGTGTACGATTCTTCATTGATTGCTTGATGGATGCAGTTTATGAAATAATTGGTTGGTTCTCCTTGCTTGGTAAAGAATGAAAAAGTTCCTGTTGAAACTACTTGAGAAaactaacaaaaagaaaaccacAGAAGAATGCAACATTGCTATTGAACATAATCCTTTTTGTATGTTGTAGAGTGGCAAAATTATTTGTCATACAAAGTGATTTTGTTCACTTGATGCTACATTCCTTCTTAATTAGATAGCTAAGCCATGCCTGGTTTTTGTGGTTCCTTGATATCATCTGTTTGTTACTtggagaatattttcattttattatcttCTGTTGAGGTATGTTTAATGTAATAACTCAATATTTGCACAAGATGTTTGTATCATGTCCTTTAATCAATGACCAATATTTCTTATTTCGAAACTTGCTTCTGAACATCAAGTGCAATCGAACCTTTCTGCTGTGAAACTATTGCTATGCTGCTCATTTTCTATTTGTGAAGCATAATTTATGAATGGATTAATTTCACTGaaaaaacatcattataaaGGAAATCATGAACATGTGTTGTCATTCCTTGATATTATTTGTTAGTTACTTGGAgactattttcatttttgagCTTCTGTGGaggtatttttaatataacaacTAAATATTGGCACGAGATGTTTGTATCTTGTCCTTTAATCAAGGAccaatatttcttattttgaaaCTTGCTTATCATGTCCAGTTGAACCTTCCTGCTGTGAAACTATTGCTATGCTGCTCATTTTGTATTTGTGAAACATAATTTATGAATGGATGAATTTAACCGaaaaaacatcattataatGGAAATCATGAATGTGTGTTTGCAACTCTTCATCtgcatgttatattttttaacatattgatGTTTTgacttttgaattattttttgtataccTTTTGTTTGTGTATAATACCTTTTATCAATTTTCCAGTTAGTTACCACCCTGTTATCTGTTGTATTGAGTAGATTGTTACAGCTGTCATAATCAGGTTGTTACAACTGATCCGGTCAGTTAGAACGCATCTGTAGTCTATGTGTAACTGCTGTAAACAGAAGCTCATCACTTCTATAAAACTCAGTATAATCAATTCAAAGTTTCTTTTCTCTTAAGTTTGATTTCAATACTTTTAAATTCAGATAAGATTGTGTACTTGCTTTTTATTGCTAATACTTTGAAAAACTGCACCATAGGTTTAGCTCTGATCCTGTAACATCAATGGGCCTAGTGCAGCATGAAGGCGGTCCCTGTGGCGTTTTGGCAGCTATACAAGTAATTGCTACATTTTTTCAATGCTGTCCATTTTTCGGATCTGTTTAAGAAGTCCCTTTTTCAAACAATGAAAGTGCTACTGATCTGGTTGTGATGATTTCACTCCAAATAGGGACCTTCAGTATAACAAACCCACCTAATATGCATAACTGTCCTTAAACTATTGAGACTGTTTTACAATGGTTTTGGGTGAAACAATAAGCACTAAATGAGTGCTTTAACCTCTAGAATGTACACTGACTGTGTGGTACACGTATTAACTATAGGCAGTAAACAAGTATTTTGTAGTCAGAAAATATTAGCAAATGGCTGTATGATAAATCTATTCGGTGTTTTCTTTATATGATTTCCCATGTATATGTTTCaagtaaaagaaatttaatgatGTCTTCTTACTCTCATGTaaggatgggtatggggatgatgACTGCAGGTATATTCCTACATTCATATTTGTGGTATTCATACAGACCCCGGGTATTCATGGATATCGACAAATATTAAGAATTTAAAcatcttgaagaaaaaatcatattataactatttattaattttatttttttttaaattaaatagtatTGCAAAAAACATATCAAGTTCATTTATATACTTTATAGTAATCTGTATACATAATTATTGTGTGCATATgtttattctttaaaaattcattataattaagaaaaaataaattttatttcataaaaaaagatGTAATAATAAGTTTAAGAAGTAAAGAGGTATCCACGGGGCAGATTATATGTTCTCCACCCACACCCACACCCGGTGGATCATTTTAACTTTTCCACTTTAGTAGTGTTGACTTTTGTTGATTCAATGAATAAATATACTGTTGTAACAACTGAGCTCGCTTGTGAgtgtataattaaatattgatttattatttttatttcatttatttattctttttagaaaGAAGATTTTGAGTCTAACTCAATCTCATAAAACTGACTTGTATGGTAGGGTTtacactcacttatatactataatttgacCACATAACTTTAGTTGATATGACATATTCAACACACCTCTTACCGAGGACTAGACATCTTGAGTGTTAGACTAATTATTTGTGGATGGTCTTGATAATGGAGACATGATAGACCCAATGGATCTTGTTAGGACAAACTCTAATAGAATCATAAAAGATGGACCTTAAGCTTAATTCAATATCATAAAATTGACTTGTAATGGAAGATTTGCATCGACTTATATGTTATAATTTGGTAATATATCAATGTGATATCTCCACCAACTTTAAAGAATTTGACATAATGTAAATTCCTAAAAGCATGTTTTTGTCCTGTGTTGGTTTTGCTCatgtttttctttaacttttcaGGCATTTGTGCTTAAACACATCATTTTCTTCAGTGATGAGTTGAAAGATGTACCATGCCTGCCACAAAAGGGTCTGGGTGCATCATTTAAAAGTCTGTCTGTTCCATCTTATACTTTTTCTTCACTCCCTGAAGGTGTAAAAGTAAGGTGATTAACTTTCTCCTGACCAATCGTTTCTGCTTAGCTTGGTAAaattcattataataaaattatatccaTTTTTTGTATTCTGTACTTCATGTCTTTATTCAGCCATTTTCTTTGGTCTATAGCGCCCTGTTTCCTGGTGTATTGTCAACATGAATActgttttttattcaattaactattctttttaatattgttttatatgtttgcttttaataatttcaattttgatcgAGTTCGGTGTTAACTTGTTCTATTTCATGAGCAGTAGACAGAAGTAGTATTTGTTCAATCAACAAAATTGTGTCACAACTTAATATAAAGTCTTTTATAGAAACTTGGATACCATGAGGCATCTGAATCCAACATTGAGGATTATAGGATGTTTGGTGGAATAAGTGTTTGGTTCACCCTCGCCCCCCACCCCAACTTTGCAAGGGAGGTTTCTCAAATGCTCGGCTTTGTTTGTATCAATTGGTATTTGAGCAGGTTGTGATTGTACTGGAAAAGGCTACCAGTGCAGGGTTTAATTGAAGCATTGTAGAGTGTCAATCAACTACTGAGACCTTGACTCTTTGGAGCAGTCTTTTATAAGGACTTGGATAACATGAGATGTTTAAGTCCCATATTGAGTTTATGAGATGCTCGATGTAGTAGTTTTGGGTTCTCTCTGTTTGGCAACTAGCTTTTAGGGAAGGGTTCTCATAGTTACTGTCTGCCTTGATATGGACAAAAATGCAAGTATACCCACATTTCCACAAATTGTTGTGGGCAAAAAAGTTTATTTGCtggaaaattatttgtttaggAACAGAATGGCAGGCATACATGTAGCTACAGGTTAATCAGTGGAAATAGTATACACCATGATTAggtttatcaattttatatacatgttaaaggagagaaaaaaaattaaactaactGGGTAGGAGAAAAGGTAAAGGAATTTAACACTTTGGGTTTTTAAGATGTGATTTTTAAATCAAGAAATAAGATGGGTATAATTGTAGCTAACTTTTGAAAGAATGATGTTATAAATGTAACAGCCTAGCAGATAGGTTCATAGCGGTAATATCTGTGGTGGGAAGGGGAATACTTAATTTCGATTATTAGTATTTCAGGTAGATTTTGAAgcttgtataaaaataaaattttggcaACTCTTAGAAACTATAATCCAGATAATACTATTAGGAGAAAAGATTTCTTCAGAAGGGAAATAAATGTTTATGTGGGGAGAACATCCAGAGGTACTTGGATGCACATGTAAATTATGGCCGAGGAAAAGCAAGCGGAGAGGGTAAATCTACCATTATATCCTAGATTTTTCATTAGTTTATGACTTTAAAATGGCTGAAACTTGTTTTATGAAACGGGAAGAACATCCTACGAACCTAGAAAAGGAAGGTGGTATATGTTTAAGGAAATTATATGGAAAACTTTGCTTGGACTTATTTCATATCTAGGGGAAGTTTGACTACCCAATTCAAAGTATTGGTTAATGCCGAGTAGGTTCTCCGGAAAACAATATACTTATGCTTTTTGGTGGAGCATTGTCAAAAGAATAAAAGGGCTTGTATGTGATTCTTCACTAATTTAGAAAAGGCACATGGTCAGGAGAGGTATTATGGAGTGATCTACTGAAGAAAGGAGTTTGTATTTCTTATTCATTCAATCTAGGATATATGTATGAAGGGTCATGGCTAGGGTGAGAAGGCAATATAATGCCACAAGtaattttcctttaattttaggattacaccAAGTGTTAGTTTTTAGCTCGTTATACCTTTACCTTGGTCTTAGTCTTATACTGGCTTATTAAGCATATTCAAGATTTGGTGTGTCTAAATAACTTTTCTTTCCCCCTGTTTCATCAACTGACTATGATGACCAAGCATTGGGGGAATTCTTGGTCCTAGCTCTCAAATTATCTATGTAGTattcacttattttatttatttatttgaatgtgGTATTTAGTACAAGtgcaagttcttgggttttctGTGGGTTCATAATAGTTTAAtctttatttctcatttttcttattgAATGGTGAAGATTTCAGGTTTTCTGGTTGTGGACTTCATTTGCTTATTAGTATATGTCCATATATTTAAATGTGCTTATTTCAGATTCTCCTATGTTCAGCCTTTTGAAGGGATTTCAGAGGATGAGGTACCTTGGTTATTGTACTAATATTGGTTATTTATGCATCTTGTTGGAaataagattgaattaaaatttccattttttttataagtgtcTTCTATTGTGATTCTACTATGACATCCTTATTAACCAAATCTAGTCTTGTTGAATCATATTCGTATGTTTATAAATCTTTGTTCCTATCTGATGTCCTTCTGAGTTCCACTGGTCTTTAAAAGTGGTCAGTGTGTTCTTTCATGGTTTTTACATATGCAGTGCTTAATGATATATTTCTGTTGTGTGATTTTGTGGCAGGGCCCTCGTAAGAAGTATGgctgaaattttattttcatgtggAAGTAATAGAAGGGCTGTGATTGCAACTTTGAGCTTTCCAGAGAATCACATTCCACGTTTTGAAGGGATTTCAGAGGACGAGGTACCTTGGTTATTGTACACTGATATTGTTTTTTTGCATGGCATCTTGTTGgcaatattttgaattgtattccctatcttattattattgtcttCTACATTAACACTCCCATGATAACCTTATCTGATGAATGAAGTCTTGTCTAATTAACAGGTTATTGCAAAATCACTTCAAGGTCTTTCTATTGAATCTGCCGTGGATCTGCAGAAAGTTCTTAGAGTCGAAACGTGCACATCACAAACAACTGCATTGCAACGGCTTGAAGCAAATCTTCCCTTCTTCCAAAGTCGAATGGGAGCATTGCTTTTCCTAATCTCTGCTTTACTTTCTCGAGGACTGGTATGTTTGCCTGCTTCAAGCTCTTCTACAGCACATTGCATTTTACAGACCCTGAATTCACTGTCTTTTAAAGCAAGAGATATTGGACTATTTTTccttccattttcttttcttcctacTAAGAATGAACTACTTGTGACTTAATATACAAACTCTTTTTGCATAATTAGAAGAATTCCGCTGGGTGACTTGTTAACTGTATTCTTAGCTTGATTGAGTTTGTACTTCTAATTGCTTGCTCCTATAATTCATGTAATGGAAAATAGTAGCCTATTTCTGTTTTAAGGACGGACAACCCAAACAATTTAAACCAATGACAAGGTGatagaattatttattgtgttttggTTGTCCCGGTAATGCATTGTATTTGAGGTATGAATGTAAGTCTTTAAAATGCTTGGAAATTGGCAGGAGGCCAATGACAACCTAGATAATTAATGTGTTGCTGCGGCTTGAATtggcttaaaaaaaatatcagggTCTCTTGATGCCATTCCCCATCCCCCTTGAATTCAATTCATGCTTCTTTAGTTGTTCAGAAACTTGATAGGATCCTGAGCTCCTGGAGCCAAAGTGGTCTTATAGTGGTCGGTGATTAATGATTTTACccgaggtttttttttttttttaattttaagctTCTCTTAAAACATAATCTAAAAGATTTTCATGTTTGGTTCTCTGATTTGTTTGTTAAACtctaaattcaaaaaatttacttgAAGATGCTGTTTGTTTTTACCATAAATGGGCTATTTTCGGAATGTGGTTAATATTTGTGACTATTCTTCCTGGTTCACCAATCTTGagggaaaattttgatttagtgCTTTTCTGGGAAATGGTTTATTGAATGTGTAGACGTAGTCAAGAAATTGTTTCTGAAAAGTCACAAAGCCAACAAGCTTGTAAGGATTCTGCTG is a window from the Vigna unguiculata cultivar IT97K-499-35 chromosome 7, ASM411807v1, whole genome shotgun sequence genome containing:
- the LOC114192233 gene encoding ubiquitin carboxyl-terminal hydrolase MINDY-3 produces the protein MGERGEDEDLQMAIRMSMQRATPETKRSKPQDAAAGAVSESSEDSPESKTRRRELMAAAAEKRIAAAVRVLPSSLPPGKKSGELGRREELRLKSVNSSKELSAEEANQLFSMVFGNEVSKGILAQWSNQGIRFSSDPVTSMGLVQHEGGPCGVLAAIQAFVLKHIIFFSDELKDVPCLPQKGLGASFKSLSVPSYTFSSLPEGVKVRALVRSMAEILFSCGSNRRAVIATLSFPENHIPRFEGISEDEVIAKSLQGLSIESAVDLQKVLRVETCTSQTTALQRLEANLPFFQSRMGALLFLISALLSRGLDLVQSDRDDPSLPLVTAPFGHASQEIVNLLLCGEAVPNVFDGRMDLGGGMFLKGISRDVEVGFLTLLESLNFCKVGQHLKSPKWPIWVVGSESHYTVLFALDPSVQSENELEGRETQIRKAFDAQDQSGGGGFISVEGFHQVLRETDIKFPPEKLEHLCSAGFIVWSEFWQVILDLDKSLGGLKDSSGLMGKKVFDLYHFNGIAKSDLNGSQVNSAGETPLQRPRLTKLRVSVPPRWTPEEFMADVKVSSAPSASDSAGKDNEVSKPEPSQHAPLVDCIRTRWARATCSWFGDPPSIV